The Collibacillus ludicampi region TCCTTGAGTTGAACATAACTCAAGCGAACAATCAAAATGGACAGAGCGAGAAAAACAACGGTAAACAACAGATTCAGCCGTCTCGTGATACCGGATTTTTTTTCATCTTCCATGGAAATCCCTTCTTTCAAAGTTCCTCCTCCACGAATGTTCTCCCGGTTCGCAATGGCAGATACTTGCTTGCCGGAACGTACAGAAACAGAGTGACAATCCCGTTCATGATCATCATGCGTATCGATTCAACAAGAACAATCGAAATATCTGCTTTTTTTTGGGCAAACAAGACAGAAATGCCATAGGTGACAAAGTTGTAGACAGCCGTAAAAGCAATGACTGTCAATACAACCAACACCAAGTGACGTCGCAAAAACAAACGAAAAGTCGAACCGGAGAAATAACCGACCAAACCCATTGTAAACATGTCCATACCGATGAACGTGCCGTAGACAATATCTCGGACCAATCCGATCAATACGCCAAGGATTAGTGCCAAAGAAGGCCCGCGAAACAAAGCGATCAACATGATGGTGACGATAGCCAATTGTGGATGGAAGAAGTTGAGAGGCGGGATACTAAAAACGGTCGATTCGATGATCGTCAGACCCATAAGTAGAATAAAAAGTATCGATGGATGCATTGGTCGCGAAACCTCCTACTTGCCACTTTCGGGAGCATCCACACGCTCGACGACCATCACTTCTTCCAGATGGTTGATATCAGCAGCAGGTTTAATTTTTGCGATTTTTGTCAAGCCTGTTTCATCGAAGGACACATCCGTGACTTCACCGATGAGGAGACCTTTTGGAAACATATCCGAAAGCCCGGAAGTAACCACTTTCTGTCCTTTTTGAATGTTCGCATCGCGATCAATCAGGCTCATTTCGACCGTCCCTGGAGTTGAACCCCCAGTTACGATGCCAAACGCCCTGTTATTGCCGTTTTGTACGAGCGCCGAAATCCCCACTTTCTCCGTGTCTGTACTCAGAAGCACTTTCGAACTGAATGACTCGACTTCTATCACTCGGCCGATCAGACCGCCTTCAGTTGTTACCACAGCCATATTTTTTTGGATGCCGTCTTTTTGACCCTTGTCTATCGTGATCGTTGAATTCCATTCATTCGGGCTGTGACCTGTGACATTGGCCACCCACGTACGATAAGAATCCGCTTTTTCCTTGAAGGAAAGCGCCTCGCGCAAACGGGCGTTCTCCGCTTCCAATTCATTGACCTTAACCTGCAAACCCTGATATTTTGCTAGACTTTCCTTGAGTTGCTCATTCTCCTGATAGACATCCTTCAGCTTACGAATATCCTCAAATAAGCCCGCTGTCTTGAGAGCGGGCTTATTGATGAGGTTTTGTATCCAGGAGAAAGTGTCGACAAGAAATTGCTCAGGCCATGTGGCTGATTCCCGCTCTTTAATGGTTACAGAAACCAGCATAGTCAGCAAGATCAGGCTCACTAGCAATACTAGGAGCCTTTTCGTATTGAATAAACGCGACACCCGCACCCCACATCCTTTACCTCGTTATCGCGAGCGCTTCTTCTTCGCCAACGAGTAGCCAGGTTTATTCTTAAACAAATGAATGTTATCCAAAGCTTTGCCTGTTCCGATCGCCACACAATCAAGCGGATTTTCTGCAACGAGCACAGGCATCCCCGTTTCGCGGGAAAGCAGACGGTCCAAGTTGCGCAACAAGGCGCCTCCACCCGTCAGAACAATGCCGCGATCCATAATATCGGCTGCCAATTCCGGCGGGGATTTCTCCAAGGTGATTTTCACGGCTTCTACAATGGAATTGACTGTATCGGCAAGCGCTTCAGCGATTTCCTGCGCAGAAATCTTTAATGTTTTCGGGAGTCCGGTTACAAGATCGCGTCCACGAATATCCATGGTTTCATTCTGCTCACCCGGTTCTGCCGATCCGATCGTTACTTTCAACTCTTCGGCCGTGCGTTCCCCGATCATGAGGTTGTATGCTTTCTTGATGTATTGAATGATCGCTTCGTCCATCTCATCTCCGGCAACACGAATGGAACGGCTCGTGACGATCCCTCCAAGAGAAATGATCGCCACTTCCGCAGTCCCTCCACCGATATCCACAACCATTGAGCCTGTAGGTTCTCCGACAGGAAGTCCTGCACCGATCGCCGCCGCCATCGGTTCTTCAATCGTGTGCGCTTCTTTCGCGCCCGCTTGCAACGTAGCATCTTCAACGGCTCGCTTCTCAACCGCCGTGATTCCGGACGGAACACATACCATGACGCGGGGACGCCCCGTCAAGATCGATTTCTGACGCATCGCCTGACGGATAAAATGGCGCAACATGGTAGCCGTCGTATCAAAATCGGCGATGACACCATCTTTCATCGGTCGTACCGCAACGATATTTCCGGGAGTTCTCCCAATCATCTGCTTCGCCTGTTCGCCAACCGCTTCAATTGCACCCGTATCCGTGCGGATCGCGACAACCGACGGTTCACGAACAATGATCCCTTTCCCTTTTACATACACCAATGTGTTTGCCGTACCCAGGTCAATTCCCATATCTCGCGTAAATGACTTGAACATATTCCGCTTTACTCCCTTCACTCCGTAAGACTCCGGTTACACCTTCGTCATATTTTGAACCTCTACATATGCCCTTGTTCTTTTAAGCTGATATATCGATGGTCTCCGATCACCACATGATCGAGAACTTCAATACCGAGGATTCGTCCGGCTTCCAACAGTCTTCTTGTGACTTCTAGATCCTCGCGGCTGGGTGTCGGGTCACCGCTCGGATGATTATGTGCACAGATAATCGAGGCCGCGCTGCGTTTTAGAGCGGGTTTAAAAACCTCCCGCGGATGAACAATCGAAGCGTTCAAAGAACCGATGGATATCGTTTCTTCAGCAATCACCCGGTTCTTTGTGTCCAGTATGAGAACCACGAAATGTTCTTGTGTCTGAAAACGAAGCCTGTCCATCAAAAGGTCAGCTACGTCCTGCGGACAACGGATGACGTCCATCCGCTCTTTCTTATGACGGGCGATGCGACGCCCCAACTCAATGGCAGCCAACAGCTGCACTGCTTTCGCCGGACCAATCCCGGGTACAGCCATAAGCTCTTCGATCTTAACGTCAACAAGTGACCGTATACCATTAAACCGCGCAAGAATTTGCTCTGCCAAATCAAGAACGGAACATCCACCGGTTCCTGTTCTTAAAAGAATCGCTAATAGCTCCTGATTGCTCAATGATTCTGCCCCTACCTGCATCATCCGTTCACGCGGTCTTTCATCAACCGGTACATCGCGAACAAGCAACCGCTCTTTGCGCGGTGACTCCATGGATTGAGCCCCCTTTACGTGCCAAGCACATCGATATCGAATGTTGAGAGCATCGAAGCGAGTAGCGACAGCGGCAAACCGACCACCGTAAAATAATCGCCCTGAATGGAATCAATCAGAATGGCACCGATTCCCTGTATCGCATACGAACCCGCTTTGTCCATGGGTTCGCCCGTCGACACATAGCGTTCGATCTCGCTTGCGGAAAGCGAACGCATCTTAACATCGGTCCGGCTGTAAGCGATCCGTTTCTCTGACGTCTTCGCATCGATGATTGCAATTCCGGAATATACCGAATGTGTACGCCCTTGCAATCGACTCAACATCCGTATCGCGTCTTGAACGTCGGTGGGTTTGCCCAATACTTCGTCATCAATGACAACGATCGTATCAGCCCCGATGACAAGACCGTACTTTAAAGACTTCGCCACATCATGCGCTTTTCTGTACGCTAACTCCTGAACAAGCGCGGGCGGGTCCATTTCTTCATCGACGGTCTCGTCTACATGGGACACGATCACATCGAAAGAAAGTCCAATCCCCGCCAGTAATTCGCGCCTGCGCGGCGACCCGGAAGCCAGAACAATCCTTCGTTCATTCACACATATCACCAATCCCTGAGATATGGTCAGAATCACCAGAATTAGTTTGGCCTGTAGTTGTGTTTCATATTTCACAAAGATACCCTGCATTATGATACCTTTTTCAGAGAATCCTGTCCACAGCATCGAAATATCTCTGATTTTGTCGATAATTCGCCATAATCTACACTTCCTCCTTCTAATCATTTTTCAAAGCTTTGTGAACAATTTTTGACATCAGACATCTAAATAAAGCTCATCTGAAAGTGAAACCAACGTTAACGAACGAACCGTTCTTAAAAAATGTGCAGTTGGAAACTTTCAAATGAGCCTTTTCCAAGAAGCGACACAATGATTGGATGCGCCGATCGTACGGTAAGGAGACTCGTTTCCATTCACTGTGGAGATATTAAAGAGGAGGAAAGAGTTTCGTAATCGATATAGAAAGCGGCAAGGGATGTATCAACATTCCAAATATTTACATCCTTATCAACGAGCATGCTTGCTTCCATCACCCGTTTTTGCATGTCTTCGAGAATTTTTGCCTCCGCCTGTTTGTTCGCTTTCTGCAACAAGCTATAAGCAGCTTGATACTTGCTCGCGAGCGCATTTGCATTTTGTTTGGCCTCTTGCAACGATTTTTGTTCCACAGGCGTTTGCAATGTTGCGGTTAACAAATGTTCTGCAACCGGCAGAATTTCTTTCACGTATGACGCAACCGCGCTTGCCTCTGTATCGTTGAGACCTGTAATGACCCCTTTACGAGCAGGGATCTCCATGTTTTTTCCGTAATAATTCACACTCGCTCCCTTCAGGCGATCGGCAACCGTTTGGCCCTGTTCTTTATTGAGAGCGATTCCTGCGAGGAGGGAAGTGGGATTCGTGCCTCTTGTTACCGTCTGAATTCCCTTTGCTTCAAGTTCCTCTTGTGCTTTCTTTGCTGCGAGAGCCTCGTTGTATACCCCTACTTGGTAGATATACAAGGAAGCGGCAGGTAACTCGGCTTGTCCGCTCCCTCCAGGCTTTGTGGAAGAAGGTATTGTTGTGACCGTAGGGCCCGCTTTACCCCCGGCAAACAGAAATAACACGCCAAAACCGAGAAGCACGCCCGTTACACTGGCGAGAAGCAGAGGCTTCCAGATGAAACCAAGAAACTGCTTCAAAGATAGAGTTTCATGCGTATAGCTTGTCCGTTGCCATTTTCTCTTGTTACTTCTCCACCCTCTGTCATGCAAATGTTTTTTATGTCGGTGATGAAGCGGTCCATCCTGTTCATCCGGAAAACGGGGCTTGGGAGGTTGTTGAAAAGCATCCGAATTCTCTCCAAGTTGCTTGTCAGGATTAGAAAACGTGATGGTCATACGCGATTTGTTCATATTCTCGCCCCCTCATCTCTCAATCGGTCAGTAGTATATTCTATGTTTTTGGCGATAGAGGTATGACCGGCGAGAAGTTCGAATGATCCTGAATGATCATATCGGAATGACCGAAAGAACATAAATATAAAAAGGCTTACTTAAAAACACTTACTAGGAAATATTCATGGACAACCGCCATTCCATCATCAGAGGTTCTGCCTCTTCCGGATCGATCTTTCCTTCCGAAATCAAACGACGCAGATCTTGTTCCATCGTTTGCATCCCGAAGCGAGCACCTGTTTGCATTGCGCTCTTGATCTGGTGAACCTTACCAGAACGAATCATATTGGCAACCGCAGGTGTGTTGACCAAAACTTCCACAGCAGCCACACGGCCTGTGCCGCTCTTGTGTCTGAGCAGGCGCTGAGCGTAAATGGCTGTGAGTACGCTGGCCAATTGAAAACGAATTTGCAATTGCTGTTCAGGAGGAAATACATCGATGATACGATCGATCGTCTGTGCCGCGTCGAATGTATGCAATGTAGCGAACACAAGATGTCCCGTTTCCGCGGCTGTGATCGCCGTCGCGATCGTTTCCAAATCGCGCATTTCGCCAACAAGTATGACATCAGGATCCTCACGCAGGGCGGAACGGAGACCGGTGGAAAAGGTGGCTGTATCCAGCCCGATCTCTCGTTGTACAACGATGCTTTTTCGATGGGTGTGTAAATATTCGATCGGATCCTCAAGGGTGATGATATGTCGCTCCACGGTTCGATTGATTTGATCGATCATCGCCGCTAACGAGGTCGACTTGCCGCTGCCCGTCGGACCGGTAACAAGGATGAGACCTTGTGGCGTTTTCAAAATATCTTTCGTTATGGGAGGCAATCCGAGGCTTTCGAGAGGCGGGATACCGAAAGGAATGGTACGGAACGCCATGGCCACCGTTCCCCTTTGACGGAACACATTTACACGGAAACGCGCCAATCCCGGGATCGCATACGCAAAATCATATTCTCCTTTTTCTGTAAACACCCGCCACGCGTCATCACTCATGATTCCACGCGCAAGTTGATTACAGTCATCAACATTGAGGGGCTGGTATTCTAAAGGAACGAGCTGCCCATCAATCCGCACGTAAGGAGGAATACCTACTGTTATATGCACATCGGACGCTTTTCTCGCAACTGTTTCGCGCAAAATCGCTTCGAGACTATCCATGGATATCCCTACTTTCCTGCGAAGATTGTAAATAATTTTGAAAACTAAGTTCATGGGTAAAAAAGCTCATATAACTATTATATGGAATTTTATCCATTTAGGGGATTCCAATTTAAAACCAGTGCTTGGGTGGGTGGTATCGCTTTGCGCTTGGGTTCGATGAAGGTCGGCCCGCCCAGATTCTAATTATAGGTTGCGGAACGACCTTCCACTCACCTCTGCGCTGCAAAGCGATACCACCCACCCAAAAGTCACTCCGTTTTTGTAGCGGCCTCAAACTTCTCTTTCTGTATATGAAACTTTTCTTCCTCTGGTGGTGCCGATTGCGACATAGGTGGCTACTTTAAAATCTGTGGTTTGCGAGCATACGTTTCTCTATCGCACTCTATGAAGATGGATCGCCTTCGTGGGCATATGTCTTTTTACTCCGAAAGGATCACTTGCCGCAATACTTCATCGAATGTAGTAAGTCCTTGAATCACTTTGCCCATTCCATCGGCAAGCATGTTTCTATACCCATGTTTCTCAGCCCACTCTCGATAGACATCGGCTGGCTTATTCTCTCTGACAAAGTTGCGGATCTGCCCATCAACAGGTAGCAACTCATGTATGGCCAGGCGTCCCCGATATCCCGTTTGGTGACAGGTTCTGCATCCGCGTCCGCGCCACAGTTTTCCTGCCGATAATCCACATTCCTCCAATAGAGCGGTTTCGTACGGTGACGGCACATACTCTTCACGACATTGCGTACAGATTTTACGAACCAGCCGTTGTGCCACCACTCCTCGCAAGGTGGAGGCTATCAAATATGGCTCGATTCCCATATCGATAAGTCTTGTGATCGTGCTGGGGGCATCATTCGTATGCAAAGTGGAGAGAACCAAATGACCAGTCAAAGCGGCTCTAAAGGCTATTTCGGCAGTTTCTTGGTCGCGAATTTCCCCGATCATGATGATGTTCGGATCTTCACGCAGAATGGAACGCAAGCCGGCAGCAAATGTGAGCCCCGCAGCCGGGTTCACCTGTACCTGGTTGATGCCGTCCAGTTGATATTCCACAGGATCTTCGATCGTGATCAGGTTTTTCTGTTCGCTGTTCAGTTTCTGCAGGGCTGCATAGAGCGTAGACGATTTTCCGCTGCCGGTAGGCCCGGTAACCAAAATGATGCCATGGGCTGACTCAATCATATCCTTAAATAATTGAAGGTTCTTTTCGGAAAAGCCGAGTTGCTCCACCTGTAAAAGATTCTGCTTGTCCAGAATACGAAGAACGACTTTTTCTCCGAAGATGGTAGGCAGTGTAGCCACACGCAGATCGATCATACGTCCACGTACCTGCAACTGAATCCGCCCGTCCTGCGGCAAACGGCGTTCCGCAATATTCAGGCTCGCCATGATTTTGATACGGGCGGTCAAGACCGATTGCAAATGTTTCGGTAACCGCATTTGCGTGTGCAACTCCCCGTCAATCCGAAAGCGCACGACCACTTCCGTGCGCTGGGCATCGATGTGAATATCGCTCGCCCTCTCTTCCACCGCCTGTTCAATCAATTGGTTCACCATGCGCACGATCGGCGCATCGTCGGAACGCACTTGCTCTTCGGTCATCTCATCGACCGATACATCTTTCAAAACTTCCGTTAACGAGTGTTGAAATCCGTAATATTTTTCAATTGCCTGATCGAGACTGCTTCTCGTCGCGATGACGGGATCAATCGACATTCCAACTGTCATGCGGATATCATCGATCGCGAAGTAGTCCAAAGGGTCTGCCATCGCCAAAGTCAATCGGTTCCCCCGTTTTTTTAAAGGCATGACTTTATAACGGCGGGCCAATTCCTCCGGAACCAAATCGATGACCTCTTTTTCAATTAAAAAATTTTCCAGTTTAACATGGGGAACACCCAGTTGGAACTCGATGGCTTCAATGAGTTGTTGTTCCGTGATGATCCCTTTTTGCGTCAATAATGTCCCTAAAGGCAAACCTGACTTTTTCTGTTCGAACAGAGCTTCTTCCAGTTGCTCTTCAGTGATCAAACCGTTTTCCAGCAACAAGTCACCCAGTCTTTTGCGAGCCATTATGCTTCCCCCTGTTTACCGCCTTGTACCCTGTAGCGGGAAAGGCCAATCCGTGCTTTCCTTTCCTTTGCCATCCCATGGCGCATGGGAATAGATCGTCACATCGATTTTCAAAGGACTTTTCAGATCGTTCAGATCCCATTCATAATCGTTTACCCACACCAAACGGGGAAGATGTTGCAAACGATCCAGAAAGGCGAGTAACGCATTCTCTCTTCCTAGAACCGAAATCGTC contains the following coding sequences:
- the mreD gene encoding rod shape-determining protein MreD, with the protein product MHPSILFILLMGLTIIESTVFSIPPLNFFHPQLAIVTIMLIALFRGPSLALILGVLIGLVRDIVYGTFIGMDMFTMGLVGYFSGSTFRLFLRRHLVLVVLTVIAFTAVYNFVTYGISVLFAQKKADISIVLVESIRMMIMNGIVTLFLYVPASKYLPLRTGRTFVEEEL
- a CDS encoding GspE/PulE family protein — encoded protein: MARKRLGDLLLENGLITEEQLEEALFEQKKSGLPLGTLLTQKGIITEQQLIEAIEFQLGVPHVKLENFLIEKEVIDLVPEELARRYKVMPLKKRGNRLTLAMADPLDYFAIDDIRMTVGMSIDPVIATRSSLDQAIEKYYGFQHSLTEVLKDVSVDEMTEEQVRSDDAPIVRMVNQLIEQAVEERASDIHIDAQRTEVVVRFRIDGELHTQMRLPKHLQSVLTARIKIMASLNIAERRLPQDGRIQLQVRGRMIDLRVATLPTIFGEKVVLRILDKQNLLQVEQLGFSEKNLQLFKDMIESAHGIILVTGPTGSGKSSTLYAALQKLNSEQKNLITIEDPVEYQLDGINQVQVNPAAGLTFAAGLRSILREDPNIIMIGEIRDQETAEIAFRAALTGHLVLSTLHTNDAPSTITRLIDMGIEPYLIASTLRGVVAQRLVRKICTQCREEYVPSPYETALLEECGLSAGKLWRGRGCRTCHQTGYRGRLAIHELLPVDGQIRNFVRENKPADVYREWAEKHGYRNMLADGMGKVIQGLTTFDEVLRQVILSE
- a CDS encoding type IV pilus twitching motility protein PilT, which produces MDSLEAILRETVARKASDVHITVGIPPYVRIDGQLVPLEYQPLNVDDCNQLARGIMSDDAWRVFTEKGEYDFAYAIPGLARFRVNVFRQRGTVAMAFRTIPFGIPPLESLGLPPITKDILKTPQGLILVTGPTGSGKSTSLAAMIDQINRTVERHIITLEDPIEYLHTHRKSIVVQREIGLDTATFSTGLRSALREDPDVILVGEMRDLETIATAITAAETGHLVFATLHTFDAAQTIDRIIDVFPPEQQLQIRFQLASVLTAIYAQRLLRHKSGTGRVAAVEVLVNTPAVANMIRSGKVHQIKSAMQTGARFGMQTMEQDLRRLISEGKIDPEEAEPLMMEWRLSMNIS
- a CDS encoding rod shape-determining protein translates to MFKSFTRDMGIDLGTANTLVYVKGKGIIVREPSVVAIRTDTGAIEAVGEQAKQMIGRTPGNIVAVRPMKDGVIADFDTTATMLRHFIRQAMRQKSILTGRPRVMVCVPSGITAVEKRAVEDATLQAGAKEAHTIEEPMAAAIGAGLPVGEPTGSMVVDIGGGTAEVAIISLGGIVTSRSIRVAGDEMDEAIIQYIKKAYNLMIGERTAEELKVTIGSAEPGEQNETMDIRGRDLVTGLPKTLKISAQEIAEALADTVNSIVEAVKITLEKSPPELAADIMDRGIVLTGGGALLRNLDRLLSRETGMPVLVAENPLDCVAIGTGKALDNIHLFKNKPGYSLAKKKRSR
- a CDS encoding Maf family protein, with translation MICVNERRIVLASGSPRRRELLAGIGLSFDVIVSHVDETVDEEMDPPALVQELAYRKAHDVAKSLKYGLVIGADTIVVIDDEVLGKPTDVQDAIRMLSRLQGRTHSVYSGIAIIDAKTSEKRIAYSRTDVKMRSLSASEIERYVSTGEPMDKAGSYAIQGIGAILIDSIQGDYFTVVGLPLSLLASMLSTFDIDVLGT
- the radC gene encoding RadC family protein, translated to MESPRKERLLVRDVPVDERPRERMMQVGAESLSNQELLAILLRTGTGGCSVLDLAEQILARFNGIRSLVDVKIEELMAVPGIGPAKAVQLLAAIELGRRIARHKKERMDVIRCPQDVADLLMDRLRFQTQEHFVVLILDTKNRVIAEETISIGSLNASIVHPREVFKPALKRSAASIICAHNHPSGDPTPSREDLEVTRRLLEAGRILGIEVLDHVVIGDHRYISLKEQGHM
- the mreC gene encoding rod shape-determining protein MreC, coding for MSRLFNTKRLLVLLVSLILLTMLVSVTIKERESATWPEQFLVDTFSWIQNLINKPALKTAGLFEDIRKLKDVYQENEQLKESLAKYQGLQVKVNELEAENARLREALSFKEKADSYRTWVANVTGHSPNEWNSTITIDKGQKDGIQKNMAVVTTEGGLIGRVIEVESFSSKVLLSTDTEKVGISALVQNGNNRAFGIVTGGSTPGTVEMSLIDRDANIQKGQKVVTSGLSDMFPKGLLIGEVTDVSFDETGLTKIAKIKPAADINHLEEVMVVERVDAPESGK